In the Clostridium beijerinckii genome, one interval contains:
- a CDS encoding FAD binding domain-containing protein: protein MVDCYKPTSLKEALDILAKESATPYAGGTDLMIKPDENATYLFLDKVAEMKNIVEDKEYIRIGAACTYTDIIENKLIPTVLKEAVSQIAAPAIRNIGTVGGNICNGSPKADSALIFFATDSKLRLASNRGERVIPISDFYLGRKNTAIEKDELLVEILMNKNNLNNYYYKKVGERNALAISRVSFVGIINIVDDKVFNCRTAFGAVSDVVISRSDIDAMLIGKTVEEAKALKDKYLAAYEKEIVPIRGRVSAKYRKTVCMNLLRDFLESNGI, encoded by the coding sequence ATGGTAGATTGTTATAAACCAACATCTTTAAAAGAAGCATTGGACATCCTAGCAAAGGAAAGTGCTACACCTTATGCTGGAGGTACTGATTTGATGATTAAACCAGATGAAAATGCCACATATTTATTCCTTGATAAAGTAGCAGAAATGAAAAATATTGTAGAAGATAAAGAATATATTCGTATTGGTGCAGCATGTACTTATACTGATATTATTGAAAATAAACTTATTCCAACAGTACTGAAAGAAGCAGTTTCACAGATTGCAGCACCAGCAATTCGAAATATTGGTACTGTTGGTGGAAATATATGCAATGGTTCTCCAAAGGCTGATAGTGCACTGATTTTTTTTGCCACTGACTCTAAACTACGTCTTGCAAGTAACAGAGGCGAACGAGTAATTCCTATTTCTGACTTTTACCTTGGAAGAAAGAATACTGCGATTGAGAAAGATGAACTCCTCGTTGAGATTCTAATGAATAAAAATAATTTAAATAATTACTATTACAAGAAGGTTGGTGAAAGAAATGCTTTGGCAATTTCAAGAGTTTCTTTCGTTGGCATCATTAATATAGTTGATGATAAGGTCTTTAACTGTAGAACAGCATTTGGTGCAGTAAGTGATGTTGTTATAAGCCGTTCAGATATTGATGCAATGCTTATAGGAAAGACTGTTGAAGAAGCTAAGGCTCTCAAGGATAAGTATCTAGCAGCATATGAAAAGGAAATTGTTCCAATAAGGGGTAGAGTATCTGCAAAATACAGAAAAACTGTGTGTATGAATTTACTACGTGATTTTCTTGAAAGTAATGGAATTTAA
- a CDS encoding NTP transferase domain-containing protein, which produces MKSKEKRTTGGIIVAAGKTSERNGLNPLLKIGSITVVKRIVLTFQKAGISPIVVITGYKAEEIEHHLADYGVVFLRNDQYENSRKFDSAKIGLDFLQNKCDQLLFTPVNIPMFTPETLQMMIEYDEKLLSPAYRGKSGHPLLISSELIPKILKYNGNMGLRGAIENIGVKRQWIDVEDEGILYDTDYIDRLDQLLIKHNKHILHPFVKISIEKEYLFFDSRTKLLLILIQDTHSVRSACKHMALSYSKAWSMLNQLEQELDYAVVERKHGGSNGGKTYLTKEGTEFLEKYQQFEQNVHQFAKNEFERLF; this is translated from the coding sequence ATGAAGAGTAAAGAGAAGAGAACAACAGGCGGTATAATTGTTGCCGCAGGAAAAACATCAGAAAGAAATGGATTGAATCCATTATTGAAAATTGGCTCCATTACTGTAGTAAAAAGAATTGTTTTAACTTTTCAAAAAGCTGGAATTTCACCAATTGTGGTGATTACTGGATATAAAGCTGAAGAAATAGAACATCATTTAGCTGATTATGGAGTTGTATTTTTGCGAAATGATCAATATGAAAACTCGCGAAAGTTTGATTCTGCAAAGATAGGACTAGATTTTTTACAGAATAAATGCGACCAGCTATTATTCACCCCAGTTAATATTCCTATGTTTACACCAGAGACGCTTCAAATGATGATAGAATATGATGAAAAATTACTTTCACCAGCATATCGTGGAAAATCTGGGCATCCCCTTTTGATATCGTCTGAATTGATTCCTAAAATTCTAAAATATAATGGGAATATGGGATTACGAGGAGCCATTGAAAATATTGGAGTTAAAAGACAATGGATAGATGTAGAAGATGAAGGTATTCTATATGATACTGATTATATTGACCGATTAGATCAACTTTTAATAAAACATAATAAACATATACTTCATCCCTTTGTTAAAATCAGCATTGAAAAAGAATACTTGTTTTTTGATTCAAGAACAAAATTGCTTCTAATTCTGATTCAAGATACCCACTCTGTACGAAGTGCATGCAAACATATGGCATTATCTTATAGTAAAGCATGGAGTATGTTAAATCAGTTGGAACAAGAACTAGATTATGCAGTAGTTGAAAGAAAGCATGGTGGGAGCAATGGTGGAAAAACTTATCTTACAAAAGAAGGTACTGAATTTTTGGAAAAATATCAGCAATTTGAACAGAATGTACACCAGTTTGCAAAGAATGAATTTGAAAGGTTATTTTAG